The DNA region TGGGATTGAAGCCGGTGGTGGTCCATGTGACAGCGCCGGTCCCGCGGCGGTTTCAGACGGACCCTTGTGGGATTGAAGCGTGGGCTACGTCACCGACACCGTGACATCTAACGGCGTTTCAGACGGACCCTTGTGGGATTGAAGCTATGAGATCATCACCTGGAAGGCAAAGCTCGGTCGTTTCAGACGGACCCTTGTGGGATTGAAGCAGCCAGTAATAGTCCTCAACGGAGAGATACTCCAGGTTTCAGACGGACCCTTGTGGGATTGAAGCCGAGAAGTACAGGAACGGATAGAGAAAGAGCGCGGGTTTCAGACGGACCCTTGTGGGATTGAAGCGCGAACGTGAAGGGCGACGACGCGCCGGAGCGGACTGGTTTCAGACGGACCCTTGTGGGATTGAAGCAGTAGTCCATCCTGGATGCTGGCTGCTTGTTTGATAGGCTTCAGACGGATCCTTGTCGGAATGATGTCTCCGTCCGTTCGAGCGGCTGAGGCCATCGAACGGGCTTCAGGCCCACTCTCGTGGGATCGAAGCTATCCGGTATCGTCTGGTGGCTTCCACAGGGCTTCCAGATCGTCCCGCAGATACCGGATCGATTCGTACCGATCCCGCTTTGCCGTCGCCAGCGCCGTGCGTACGATCTCGTCGAGTTCGGGCGGCACGTCGTCACGGTAGGCACTCGGGGCTGGCGGTGGCCCGTCGTCGCGGACGATCCGCTTGCGGACGGCGAGGCGTCCGCCGCTCACGGGCGGCTCGCCGCGTAGCATCGCGTACAGCACAGCGCCGACCTGGTAGATGTCCGTGACCGGGTCCGGTTCGCCGAAGGCCTCGGCGTCGAACTGTTCGGGCGCGGCGAAGTGCCGGGAGAACCCCTCCATCGAGTCGGTTCGGTCCCGCAGCTTTCTCGCGAGGCCCCAGTCGGCGAGCTTCGGCAGGTCCCAGCGTGACGGTGCCGTTTCGGTGAAGAGGACGTTCCCCGGCTTGACGTCCAGGTGGGCGATCCCGTACTCGTGTGCGACTTCGAGCGCGCGGCAGAGACACTGCGCGATCCACACGGCCTCTTCGACCGCCAGCCCGTCGGTGCCGTCGAGTCGATCGGCGAGATCGCCGCCGTCCATGTACTCCATGGCGATCCACGGGCGGGTGTCCCCGATGTCGACGACGCCGACGATGTACTCGTGGGAGCGCCACCGGCGGCTCTCTCGCTCGCGGTCGTCGACGGTCCGCCACGTCTGTGCCCGCTGGAGAAACGAACTGATCGCGTCGTACGTCAGGGTCCGCTCGCCGCGAGCCGGTTCTTTCAGCGCGATCCGGGCCGGCGACTCGATCGCGGGATGGGTCGTCTCGTACACGACCGCCTGGCCGCCGGTCCCAAGCGTCGCTCCGATCTCGAAGTCCTCGTAGCTCACCGACCGTCTCGGTGGGCTCGGGAACTGTTCGACAGCCGGGGCGCGCGCGTCTCTGATCGCCTGATCGAGTGTAGCGCTCGACCGGTCGGGATCGGTCTGCTCCGTGGCCGCTGTGACACGCTCCGCTGGAGAACCCGCGCTGACGACCACCTTCGCCTCCCGGCGCACCGCACCGTCGCGCTCGTATCCGATCTGCTGGACGGAGACGATTCGCCCCTCCGGAACGGAACTCTCGGTCGAGGAGACCACCCGATGGCGGTACGGGTCCGTTTCGGCCCCGCCGTCGGGATCGACGAGCACGAGTCCCGCCGCTTCGAGCCCGCGGTCGATCCGGTCGACCAGCCCTTCGAGGTCGTCGAACGCCGGCCCCGTCGACGCGTCCTCGTCGAGCAGTGCTCGCAGCGACTCCTCGACGGCCGCGAGTTCGTCGACGAGCCGGTCGGCTCGCTGGCTCTCGCCGTCCTCGTCATGGCTGTCTGCTCTCTCCGCGTTCGTCCCGAGGATCGACTCGACGTTTCGGGCCGTCTTTTCGAGGTTGTCGCGGAGGTCCGCCACGTCGTTGTCGATCGATCGGCGACAGTAGAGGACGCCTCGGTGGAGCTGGTTGCGCACGTCGAGGGTCTCGTCGATCAGCGTCTCCAGCTCCCACGGGGCGCTCGTCTCCGAGTTGCCGTCGGCTGCCGTCGCCTCGTCCTCGTCCCGAGCGGCAACCAGTCGGGGCGCGGGCCGTTCCTGCTCGGACTGCCGTCTCGTTCCATCCTCCGGCGGTAGCTCCGTCGTCGGATCGATCGTGATCGATTCACTGCCGCCGTCGTGGTCTGCCTCGACGTTGATCCACCGGTTCTCGTCGATACCCACCGTGACCTCGATCGCCGGTGTCCCAGCCGAGGCCGGTGGCACGTCGCTCAGGACGAACTCGGCGAGCAACTCGTTCCGTGTGGCGGTTTCGTGTTCGCCCTGGAACACGCGTATCGGCACCGCCGTCTGGTCGTCCACCGTCGTGGTGAACACCACTGACTCGACGGTCGGGATGGTCTCGCCTCGCTCGACGATGCGCTCGAAATCACCGCCCTCGACCGCGATGCCCAGCGGCAGGGAGGTCACGTCCAGCAGCACCACGTCGTCGACCTCCCCCGAGAGGATGCCCGCCTGCACGGCCGTCCCGAGTGCGGTGACCTCGTCTTCGTTGACGCGTCTGGTCGTCTGCTGTCCGACCAGCGTCTCGATTCTGCTTCGAACCTGCGGGAGCCGGCTCGCGCCGCCGACGAGGAGGAGCTCGTCGATGTCGTCCGTCTCGTATCGACTATCGTTCAGGACTGCCCTGGTCGACTCGACGACGCGCTCGACGAGGGGCTCGGTCAGTGACTCGTAGGCGTCACGATCGAGTGTCGCGTTCAGATCCAGCGGACCGTCGTCCGTCGCCGTGACGTAGGGGACGTCGATCCGCGTCCGCTCGCGCGAGGCGAGTTCGATCTTCGCGGCCGCCGCTGCGTCGGCCAGCCGTCTGCGGGCCTGTGGGTCCTCGCGCAGATCGATGCCGTGGTCCGCCTCGAACCGGTCGGCGAGGTGGTCGACGATCGCCGCGTCCCACTCTTCGCCTCCCAGCTCGTCGTCTCCGCCGTTGGCCACGATCTCGTAGATGCCGTTCTCCACGTCCAGCAGCGAGACGCTCAGCGAGCCACCGCCGAGATCGCAGACCAGCACGGTCTGTTCTCCGTCGCTCCCGTAAGCGTATCCCATCACCGCGGCCGCCGCGTCGTCGATCGTCCGTTCGATCTCCAGCCCGGCGATCTCGCCGGCTCGCTCGATGCGTCTCCGCTGGCGAATCGACGCCACCGCGGGGACGGTGACGACCGCCTTCTCGACGGGCCGCCCGAGGGCGCTCTCGGCGTCAGAGCGAAACTTCTCGAAGAGCGATCCCGCCAGCTCCACGGTCGAGTACTCTCGATCGCCCAACTCGACCGTGCTGCCCTCGCCGAGGAGGACGCGCTTGACCGACGTGACGGTCCGCTCCGGTCGGGAGACAGCTCGCTTCCGGGCCGCTTTGCCCACCAGCAGATTCCCGTCGTCGTCGACGGACAGCGCGGTGGGTGTCGCACGGTCCCCCTCGCTGTTGACGACGATTTCGGGCTCGCCGTCCACCGGCACTGCAC from Halomicrobium sp. LC1Hm includes:
- the grpE gene encoding nucleotide exchange factor GrpE → MGGTQPGATLAAGVGIEVDGGHCEQLLSRGQSLPASARETFTTAEDNQQTVQIRVFQGEHERVEENELLGECTVSGLAPAPAGVPEIAVMFTVDSDGTLRVSVQDATGDATLQIEGQREFDDIAVETAGRTGAGPTNDVILGVDLGTTDSVCAVPVDGEPEIVVNSEGDRATPTALSVDDDGNLLVGKAARKRAVSRPERTVTSVKRVLLGEGSTVELGDREYSTVELAGSLFEKFRSDAESALGRPVEKAVVTVPAVASIRQRRRIERAGEIAGLEIERTIDDAAAAVMGYAYGSDGEQTVLVCDLGGGSLSVSLLDVENGIYEIVANGGDDELGGEEWDAAIVDHLADRFEADHGIDLREDPQARRRLADAAAAAKIELASRERTRIDVPYVTATDDGPLDLNATLDRDAYESLTEPLVERVVESTRAVLNDSRYETDDIDELLLVGGASRLPQVRSRIETLVGQQTTRRVNEDEVTALGTAVQAGILSGEVDDVVLLDVTSLPLGIAVEGGDFERIVERGETIPTVESVVFTTTVDDQTAVPIRVFQGEHETATRNELLAEFVLSDVPPASAGTPAIEVTVGIDENRWINVEADHDGGSESITIDPTTELPPEDGTRRQSEQERPAPRLVAARDEDEATAADGNSETSAPWELETLIDETLDVRNQLHRGVLYCRRSIDNDVADLRDNLEKTARNVESILGTNAERADSHDEDGESQRADRLVDELAAVEESLRALLDEDASTGPAFDDLEGLVDRIDRGLEAAGLVLVDPDGGAETDPYRHRVVSSTESSVPEGRIVSVQQIGYERDGAVRREAKVVVSAGSPAERVTAATEQTDPDRSSATLDQAIRDARAPAVEQFPSPPRRSVSYEDFEIGATLGTGGQAVVYETTHPAIESPARIALKEPARGERTLTYDAISSFLQRAQTWRTVDDRERESRRWRSHEYIVGVVDIGDTRPWIAMEYMDGGDLADRLDGTDGLAVEEAVWIAQCLCRALEVAHEYGIAHLDVKPGNVLFTETAPSRWDLPKLADWGLARKLRDRTDSMEGFSRHFAAPEQFDAEAFGEPDPVTDIYQVGAVLYAMLRGEPPVSGGRLAVRKRIVRDDGPPPAPSAYRDDVPPELDEIVRTALATAKRDRYESIRYLRDDLEALWKPPDDTG